In Cryptosporangium minutisporangium, one DNA window encodes the following:
- a CDS encoding 4a-hydroxytetrahydrobiopterin dehydratase, producing the protein MADMTLSADEITAGLTELPEWSGDTSGIRRTVEAASFPAAIALVDRIAVVAEQRDHHPDIDIRWRKVTFALVTHSAGGVTAKDLQLAAEIDACVET; encoded by the coding sequence ATGGCTGACATGACCCTCAGTGCGGACGAAATCACCGCGGGGCTGACGGAGTTGCCCGAGTGGAGCGGTGACACCAGCGGGATTCGGCGGACGGTGGAGGCGGCGAGCTTTCCGGCCGCGATCGCGCTCGTCGACCGGATCGCGGTCGTCGCCGAGCAGCGCGACCACCACCCGGACATCGATATCCGCTGGCGGAAGGTCACGTTCGCGCTCGTGACCCACTCCGCAGGCGGCGTCACGGCGAAGGATCTGCAGCTCGCCGCGGAGATCGACGCCTGCGTCGAGACCTGA